From Cyanobacteria bacterium QS_8_64_29:
TGTTGCGGCGCCGGCGGCGCTTTCGCGTCGCCGGCCATTCAATGGCGCCGCTGCTGCAGCCCGGCGAAGAAATCCTCGTTGACCCCCAAGCCTACCGGCAGGCCGAACCGGCCGTGGGGGATCTGGTGCTAGTGCAGCACCCCCAGCGGGAGGGGCTGCAGCTGCTCAAGCGCGTGACGGCCGTGCAGTCCGATGGGGACTGCTTCGTTGAGGGCGAGAACCCGGCGCACAGCACCGACAGCCGCACCTTCGGCTGGATTCCGCCCGGCTGCCTGCTCGGTCGCATTACCAGCCGCTTTGCGTAATGCCCCCTGACTTGGGGGCTCCGGCAGCTGCCAGAACTGGTGCAGCCGCCCCTGCCACTGCTGCCAGTAGGCAGCGAGCTCGCGGCGATCGAACCAAAACACCTCCGCCGGCATCTCGGGCAGCGCAACGACCAACAGCGCCCCCTCCAGCGCGAGCGCGCAATCCCGATAGCACTGCCAGGCAGCGCCCCAGTAGGCAGCCAACTGCAGCGGCGCAT
This genomic window contains:
- the sodX gene encoding nickel-type superoxide dismutase maturation protease, which encodes MAPLLQPGEEILVDPQAYRQAEPAVGDLVLVQHPQREGLQLLKRVTAVQSDGDCFVEGENPAHSTDSRTFGWIPPGCLLGRITSRFA